In Syntrophomonas wolfei subsp. wolfei str. Goettingen G311, a single window of DNA contains:
- a CDS encoding glycosyltransferase, whose translation MIVTAEKIMIGCPVRNRAWSLAYYLTSLKRLAYPESRLEFCFIINDCIDETPRILEDFAQRENGRVRLIYYDLGQKYGHLRGQYNFSQLARLRNCLLGAFLESDAAYLFSVDSDILVPVDSLSLLLQDDCDIVSALVCNGEEVGDNSIYNILVKDAAGNLVHCRDFPRDRIFPVDCTGAAYLIKRKVIASLGVRYSAEEGAEDIGFCLQAQEKGIGIFCDGRIECIHLMREDTTLLSPKKTKIP comes from the coding sequence ATGATTGTTACGGCTGAAAAAATAATGATAGGCTGCCCGGTTCGCAACCGAGCCTGGTCTTTAGCCTATTACCTGACTTCCTTAAAACGATTGGCTTACCCCGAATCCCGGCTCGAATTCTGCTTTATAATAAATGATTGTATAGATGAAACCCCGCGAATTCTAGAAGATTTTGCCCAGAGAGAAAACGGGCGGGTACGACTAATCTACTATGACCTGGGTCAGAAGTATGGGCACCTGCGAGGTCAATATAACTTTTCCCAGTTGGCTCGACTGAGGAACTGTCTGCTGGGAGCATTTCTGGAGTCTGATGCTGCTTACTTATTTTCTGTGGATAGTGATATTCTGGTGCCAGTTGATAGCTTATCCCTCTTGCTTCAGGACGATTGCGATATTGTGTCCGCTCTGGTCTGCAATGGGGAGGAAGTAGGGGATAATTCGATTTATAATATTCTGGTCAAGGATGCTGCTGGCAACCTGGTGCATTGCCGGGATTTCCCCCGGGACCGGATTTTCCCAGTTGATTGTACCGGGGCTGCCTACCTGATTAAGAGAAAGGTTATTGCATCGCTGGGAGTAAGATACTCTGCAGAGGAAGGGGCTGAGGATATCGGCTTTTGCCTCCAGGCCCAGGAAAAGGGAATAGGCATTTTTTGTGATGGCCGTATAGAATGTATCCATTTGATGAGGGAAGATACGACTTTACTATCGCCAAAAAAGACAAAAATACCGTAA